The Brevibacillus humidisoli DNA segment TCGATCGCCGAACGGATCTGCTGTGTCAATTCTTCAGAAGTGGATCGTGACATAATCTCCACCCTTCATGAGACAGTGAAGATAGTATCTTCGTCAAGATTCGGCAAAATCCTTCTTCCTAACAACTTCTTTTCTCATTTTCTACAGCTTTTTGTCCCTGTAAACCGCTGGCCAGCTGCAATCAGCGCCAGCAGGCTTCAGTCCCGCTACTACAGAGCGTTTCGACACAAGACGGAAAAATTCCTTTTTTCTAGTGCTTTTCTTTGCGAATCCGGTTTCCGCGTATCATTTCCAGGATGATATTGGCCGTTTCCTCTACCGCCTTGTTGGACACGTCAATCACCGGACAGCCTAGCCTTTCCATAATCTGCTGCGAATATTCCAGTTCGACGTTGATCCGCTCCATCGTTGCGTAGTTGGCTTGTGAAGCGAGTCCGAGTGACTTGAGTCGTTCGGCGCGAATCCCTGTCAACTGTTCGGAACTGATCTTCAACCCAATAATTCGTCCCTCGGGCAGCTGGAACAGCTCCTCAGGCGGTTCCACTTCCGGAACGAGGGGGACGTTGGCTACTTTTAACCGCTTGTTGGCCAGGTACATCGATAGCGGTGTCTTCGATGTCCGTGATACCCCGATCAGCACGACATCAGCGCGAAGCAGACCGCGCGGATCCCGTCCGTCATCGTATTTGACGGCAAACTCGATCGCGTCTACTTTTCGGAAGTACTCTTCATCGAGCCGTCTGACCAACCCGGGTTTCCCCGTAGGCGAAGACTGCAGGATCTGCTGGAGCGCCCCCATCAATGGCCCCATCACATCGATGACCGGTACGCCAGCGGCTGCCGCCCGCTCTACAATGTAGT contains these protein-coding regions:
- a CDS encoding pyruvate, water dikinase regulatory protein, with protein sequence MQENQPGQIIYVVSDSIGETAEFVVRAAASQFDNHLIHTEKYPYIEDKASIDEIVDSAKESNALIVFTLVVPELKDYIVERAAAAGVPVIDVMGPLMGALQQILQSSPTGKPGLVRRLDEEYFRKVDAIEFAVKYDDGRDPRGLLRADVVLIGVSRTSKTPLSMYLANKRLKVANVPLVPEVEPPEELFQLPEGRIIGLKISSEQLTGIRAERLKSLGLASQANYATMERINVELEYSQQIMERLGCPVIDVSNKAVEETANIILEMIRGNRIRKEKH